In Rutidosis leptorrhynchoides isolate AG116_Rl617_1_P2 chromosome 2, CSIRO_AGI_Rlap_v1, whole genome shotgun sequence, one genomic interval encodes:
- the LOC139889422 gene encoding dehydrogenase/reductase SDR family member FEY-like, whose translation MDSVPSFSRAKKDRVHLGWIEWVKGWYRLILETYFEKYWSRHLPNPLPLPPLHGTTCIVTGSTSGIGLEVARQLAHSGAHVVMAVRNVDLAHNLVQKWQQELQKKSPTEVLHVDVMELNLSSFLSVAKFANEWNSKKKPLNILINNAGVFSMCKPQVFSIDGYEMHMQVNFLAPSLLSLLLLPSLKAGAPSRIVNVNSLMHAIGFVDTRDLNFDRKITKYTSLRGYSRSKLAQIMFNNVLHQKIPKDSKIDVVCVDPGSVRTNVVRDLPRIIQIAFQVLPKFLYNAIEGSRSVLYAAVYDEIQEYCSKLKEEEWPVCPYVACNCKTMIPSKEAQNLEISRFVWKTTLDIIGFPNDAVDHLLSGKEINWQYSDLVTKISG comes from the coding sequence ATGGATTCAGTACCTTCATTTTCACGGGCTAAGAAAGATAGGGTACATTTGGGTTGGATAGAATGGGTCAAAGGATGGTATCGTTTGATTCTCGAGACGTATTTTGAGAAGTATTGGTCTAGACATTTGCCGAACCCATTGCCTCTGCCTCCCCTACATGGTACCACCTGCATTGTCACTGGTTCGACTAGTGGAATTGGACTCGAAGTAGCACGACAATTAGCACATTCAGGAGCACATGTTGTTATGGCTGTTAGAAACGTCGATTTAGCACATAATTTGGTCCAGAAATGGCAACAAGAATTGCAAAAAAAATCTCCAACTGAAGTACTTCATGTTGATGTGATGGAACTCAACCTAAGTTCATTCCTATCCGTTGCGAAATTCGCAAACGAGTGGAACTCGAAAAAGAAGCCTTTGAACATTCTTATTAACAACGCGGGCGTTTTCTCAATGTGCAAGCCTCAAGTGTTTTCGATCGATGGATATGAAATGCATATGCAAGTTAACTTCTTGGCACCATCTTTATTGTCACTGTTACTTTTACCGTCTTTAAAAGCCGGTGCTCCTAGTAGAATCGTGAATGTGAATTCGCTAATGCACGCTATTGGTTTTGTTGACACGAGGGATCTAAACTTTGATCGAAAGATAACAAAGTATACTAGCTTAAGAGGCTACTCAAGGAGTAAACTAGCACAAATCATGTTTAACAATGTGCTTCATCAAAAGATCCCTAaggatagcaagattgatgtggtATGTGTGGACCCCGGGAGTGTTCGTACGAATGTGGTTAGGGATCTTCCAAGGATCATTCAAATTGCATTTCAAGTACTACCTAAGTTCTTATACAATGCTATAGAAGGTTCAAGAAGCGTTTTGTATGCGGCTGTGTATGATGAGATTCAAGAGTATTGTAGTAAATTGAAGGAAGAAGAATGGCCTGTTTGTCCCTATGTGGCTTGCAACTGTAAGACTATGATTCCTAGTAAAGAAGCACAAAATTTGGAGATTTCGCGCTTTGTGTGGAAGACAACGCTTGATATAATCGGTTTCCCTAACGACGCAGTTGATCATCTTTTATCTGGAAAAGAGATTAATTGGCAGTATTCGGATCTAGTTACTAAGATCTCCGGGTGA